In Alkalihalobacterium alkalinitrilicum, a genomic segment contains:
- a CDS encoding sigma factor-like helix-turn-helix DNA-binding protein: MVLFYYHDLSINDISEIMEKPIGTVKTNLRRARKKLKIELERSYH; the protein is encoded by the coding sequence ATTGTCTTATTTTACTATCATGATCTGTCTATTAACGATATTTCTGAGATTATGGAGAAGCCAATCGGTACAGTGAAAACGAATTTACGTAGAGCGAGGAAAAAATTGAAAATTGAGTTAGAAAGGAGCTATCATTAA
- a CDS encoding DUF2357 domain-containing protein translates to MERLNSGDSFLELWNNHNGWIPFQEAYLTEATEYKLRYNGNPSDVRIQGIPLPFYHGEKGYLATFITPFQSGSLNVTVNGQGYETYIFPDSRKLTEEQFNQMLEDILEEANSCFQLSGLEINVDSTGRSRDISWTQWSYLDKSFHQLRQIFNRIQRQPFRSLEKLPLMMKREKVERTERVTLRWLDQKGHGKDIPLNVHTIKTFETTNVYENQVLKQQVHLLYRLLRKYEMLNRDDVARKARRYKLVVQRWINSPFLKDITENQGPFTITQKFRKHPVYRMWYQWFDQLYKHERTGIGFDYPISLKDTFQLYEMWCYMQLVKLLREAGYVQDTRELYKTTREGIFLDLAENQESRIHLLGGMSLYFQRSYQYNSKTFHTYTQRMIPDIVLEGATDMIVFDPKYRVPDNLGTALGEMHKYRDGIIHRDTGSRAVKGAYILTPTHENQVETMRYFQNDFQEMYQMGAIKMVPGEIGNQLKRKVEQFIEKVSV, encoded by the coding sequence ATGGAGCGACTCAATTCTGGAGATAGTTTTCTTGAACTGTGGAATAATCACAACGGTTGGATCCCTTTTCAAGAGGCGTATTTAACAGAAGCAACTGAATATAAGCTCAGATATAACGGAAACCCAAGCGACGTTCGTATCCAAGGAATACCTTTGCCTTTTTATCATGGAGAAAAGGGTTACTTAGCGACATTCATTACCCCCTTTCAAAGCGGTTCCTTGAATGTCACCGTGAATGGTCAAGGGTATGAAACGTATATTTTTCCTGATTCACGGAAACTGACAGAAGAACAGTTCAACCAGATGCTCGAAGATATTTTGGAAGAAGCGAATAGTTGCTTTCAATTAAGTGGTTTAGAGATAAATGTAGATTCCACTGGGAGAAGCCGTGATATATCTTGGACACAATGGAGTTATTTAGACAAGTCCTTTCATCAGCTAAGACAAATCTTCAATCGTATTCAGCGACAACCGTTTCGTAGCTTAGAGAAACTACCCTTGATGATGAAAAGAGAAAAAGTGGAGCGCACAGAACGCGTCACATTACGCTGGCTCGATCAGAAGGGACATGGCAAGGATATTCCATTAAACGTACATACGATCAAAACTTTTGAAACAACTAATGTTTACGAAAATCAAGTGTTGAAGCAGCAAGTTCACTTATTGTATCGTCTGCTTCGTAAGTATGAGATGTTGAATCGAGACGACGTTGCTCGTAAAGCAAGAAGGTATAAATTAGTTGTCCAACGTTGGATCAACAGCCCCTTTTTAAAGGACATTACAGAGAACCAAGGACCATTTACGATTACGCAAAAGTTTAGAAAACACCCAGTGTATCGGATGTGGTATCAATGGTTTGATCAACTTTATAAACATGAACGAACAGGAATCGGCTTCGATTACCCTATTTCGTTAAAGGACACATTTCAACTTTATGAAATGTGGTGCTACATGCAGCTCGTGAAGCTTCTCAGGGAAGCTGGTTACGTCCAGGATACTCGGGAATTATATAAAACGACGAGAGAAGGTATTTTTCTAGACTTGGCTGAAAATCAAGAAAGTCGTATTCATTTACTTGGTGGAATGTCACTTTACTTTCAACGGTCTTATCAATACAATTCAAAGACCTTTCATACGTATACACAAAGAATGATTCCAGACATAGTACTTGAGGGGGCAACAGATATGATCGTTTTTGATCCAAAATATCGAGTACCAGACAATCTAGGAACAGCACTTGGTGAGATGCATAAATATCGGGATGGGATTATCCATCGAGATACAGGAAGTAGAGCAGTGAAGGGGGCTTATATCCTCACGCCTACACATGAAAATCAAGTAGAAACGATGAGGTATTTTCAAAATGATTTCCAAGAGATGTATCAGATGGGTGCTATTAAAATGGTGCCTGGGGAGATAGGGAATCAGTTGAAAAGAAAAGTTGAGCAATTTATAGAGAAAGTGTCAGTTTAA
- a CDS encoding McrB family protein: MLSLTYFKSLFLEENTESRCRKVLDEVSPIVQPLFKRFVDKIGVPLGEEYSIRSYDMTLTTTYHDARNPTYEENKRNSDIGRKYFVALSRNVEGKENHLLTLEFNGMNGNISIHTELKFIPFWAWVKNDQIHSVLQTIPSNYVIYAGKKEKEIIPKDHLITFVKSCIKPRKRPPFQIGTCFPLDGHMLEEDLIAEMVDAWGQLANFRVHFNEQLEVSKKAYDALMILAGTRNIKQTLLLGREYSVDISSLEDYKTNGKRQGFHIYDGDQMVTKGFIYYYEYHDKNSPFQTIAVQLEGHNHIFTNAREILGIGTKEWWITKSFTTQNLDNQEVMSHAMRLLSEHDIHTKGNMYCVGTFDNKTFSFIDVAEKVKKNFLNAALLFAHASKKLELSSEEEVEEQTEGDTSLELDVLEPNFQFQDIYQTISDSQLTFSKEIIRDLHLNLTALDDKHFVLLSGISGTGKTQLCRLYTNAVYGLEYESENPYFTIIPVRPDWTDASALFGYYSSFEKRYVKTEFLNVILNALKEREKPHFILLDEMNLSRVEYYLSDYLSAVESRKEIPLHQDDHLVNEVPKKLLIPPNVYILGTINVDETTHSISDKVLDRAFVMTLSDVDFDTYWKRVDQDLKVTLAKEFGMLKELHHTLIDYELHFGYRTMGEMLQKLYANYQLPDDFQMNPIEALDRVISEKVLTKVRGDERISEMLIKLEQWLMQNIDTTSVSLQHVKRMQEELDFYGATQFWR, translated from the coding sequence TTGTTAAGTCTTACATATTTTAAATCTCTCTTTCTCGAGGAAAATACCGAATCTCGTTGCCGGAAAGTGCTTGATGAAGTATCACCCATTGTTCAACCGTTGTTCAAACGATTTGTAGACAAAATAGGAGTACCGCTCGGTGAGGAATATTCAATTAGAAGTTATGATATGACGCTAACGACGACATATCATGATGCTCGTAATCCGACCTATGAAGAAAATAAAAGGAATTCAGATATTGGTCGTAAGTATTTTGTAGCGCTATCTCGCAATGTAGAGGGGAAAGAAAACCATTTACTTACACTTGAATTCAATGGCATGAATGGAAACATTTCTATCCATACGGAGCTTAAATTCATTCCGTTTTGGGCTTGGGTAAAAAATGATCAAATACATAGTGTTTTACAAACTATTCCTTCTAATTACGTTATTTATGCTGGAAAAAAGGAAAAAGAAATTATACCAAAAGACCATTTAATTACTTTTGTGAAAAGCTGTATAAAACCTAGAAAACGACCTCCATTCCAAATTGGGACTTGCTTTCCTTTAGATGGTCATATGTTGGAAGAGGATTTAATTGCAGAAATGGTGGATGCTTGGGGCCAACTAGCTAATTTCCGAGTTCACTTTAATGAACAACTAGAAGTTTCTAAAAAGGCATACGATGCTTTAATGATTTTGGCTGGAACACGAAACATAAAACAAACGCTTTTGTTAGGACGAGAGTACTCCGTCGACATTTCTTCACTTGAAGACTATAAAACGAATGGTAAGCGACAAGGGTTTCACATTTACGATGGAGACCAAATGGTAACGAAAGGGTTTATTTATTACTATGAATATCATGATAAAAATTCCCCGTTCCAAACAATTGCTGTTCAGTTAGAAGGGCATAATCATATTTTCACAAATGCAAGAGAAATACTCGGTATAGGTACAAAAGAGTGGTGGATTACGAAATCATTTACTACTCAAAACTTAGATAACCAAGAAGTGATGTCACATGCGATGCGTTTGTTAAGTGAGCATGATATCCACACGAAAGGAAATATGTATTGTGTTGGGACGTTTGATAATAAGACATTCTCATTTATCGACGTTGCAGAGAAAGTTAAGAAAAACTTTTTGAATGCTGCGTTATTATTTGCCCATGCCAGCAAAAAACTGGAATTGTCTTCAGAAGAGGAAGTGGAGGAACAAACAGAAGGTGATACGAGTCTAGAACTTGATGTGTTAGAACCGAACTTTCAATTTCAAGATATTTATCAGACGATATCGGATAGTCAATTAACTTTTTCAAAGGAAATTATTCGGGATTTGCATCTTAATTTAACCGCGTTGGATGATAAGCACTTTGTACTCTTAAGTGGAATTTCAGGTACAGGTAAAACTCAATTATGTCGATTATATACCAATGCCGTTTATGGACTTGAATATGAGAGCGAAAATCCGTATTTTACGATTATACCTGTACGTCCTGATTGGACCGATGCGAGTGCTTTGTTTGGTTACTATAGTTCGTTTGAAAAACGATATGTTAAAACAGAGTTCTTAAACGTTATTCTTAATGCTTTGAAAGAACGCGAAAAACCGCATTTCATTTTATTAGATGAAATGAACCTTTCCCGTGTCGAATATTACTTAAGTGACTATTTGAGTGCCGTTGAATCACGAAAGGAAATTCCGCTCCATCAAGACGATCATCTAGTGAATGAAGTACCTAAAAAGTTATTAATCCCACCTAATGTTTATATCTTAGGGACGATTAATGTGGATGAAACGACGCATTCGATTTCCGATAAAGTATTAGATCGCGCCTTTGTTATGACGTTGTCTGACGTGGATTTTGATACGTATTGGAAACGAGTAGATCAAGACTTGAAAGTTACTCTAGCGAAGGAATTTGGAATGCTTAAAGAACTACATCATACCTTAATAGATTATGAGCTTCATTTCGGCTATCGGACCATGGGAGAGATGCTGCAAAAATTATATGCCAACTATCAATTGCCAGATGATTTTCAGATGAATCCGATTGAGGCTTTGGATCGTGTTATTTCTGAAAAAGTATTAACAAAAGTGCGTGGCGATGAAAGAATTTCAGAAATGTTGATAAAACTTGAGCAATGGTTAATGCAAAACATAGACACTACGTCGGTTTCACTACAGCATGTGAAACGGATGCAAGAGGAGCTGGATTTCTATGGAGCGACTCAATTCTGGAGATAG
- a CDS encoding sigma-70 family RNA polymerase sigma factor → MQSIPLNAEEIIEKYAPIVKKQMKKLNIYKDFDDYYQVGLIALWEAYERYNPEKGSFATFAIFTVRGRLLTMLKKEKSYTDKHHITEDGFHQMIDNHTAIPLEKEIIESYIEGLPPRQQTWVREVIIYNKSTAEIAKQYGVHENTVRVWKQGLAKNVKALQR, encoded by the coding sequence TTGCAGTCTATTCCACTTAATGCGGAAGAAATTATTGAAAAATATGCACCGATTGTTAAAAAACAGATGAAAAAATTAAATATTTACAAAGATTTTGATGATTATTATCAAGTCGGACTTATTGCCCTTTGGGAGGCATATGAACGATACAATCCTGAAAAAGGCTCCTTTGCGACATTTGCGATCTTTACGGTCCGTGGTCGCTTACTTACGATGCTGAAAAAAGAAAAATCATACACTGATAAACATCATATAACCGAAGATGGATTTCATCAAATGATCGATAATCATACGGCCATTCCACTAGAAAAGGAAATAATCGAGTCATACATCGAAGGTCTCCCGCCTAGACAACAGACGTGGGTAAGAGAAGTAATAATTTATAATAAATCTACAGCTGAAATTGCCAAACAATACGGGGTTCATGAAAATACGGTGAGGGTGTGGAAGCAAGGATTAGCGAAAAATGTTAAAGCGCTTCAACGATGA
- a CDS encoding RNA polymerase alpha subunit C-terminal domain-containing protein: protein MTAEKNLRVCEKGHKYYKSSECSSCPTCDKENKPKSGFLSKLSSPARNALVHEGIDTLKELSKYTEKEILKIHGIGPASLPIMRTLLEEEGLSFKE from the coding sequence TTGACAGCAGAAAAAAATTTAAGGGTTTGTGAAAAGGGACATAAGTATTACAAAAGTAGTGAGTGTTCAAGTTGTCCTACCTGTGATAAAGAGAATAAGCCTAAAAGTGGCTTCCTTTCGAAACTCAGTTCACCTGCAAGAAATGCATTGGTTCACGAAGGGATCGACACCTTGAAAGAACTATCAAAGTACACTGAAAAAGAAATTTTAAAAATTCATGGTATAGGACCAGCTTCCTTACCTATTATGAGAACTTTATTAGAAGAAGAAGGATTATCATTTAAAGAATAA